A part of Perca fluviatilis chromosome 15, GENO_Pfluv_1.0, whole genome shotgun sequence genomic DNA contains:
- the camsap3 gene encoding calmodulin-regulated spectrin-associated protein 3 isoform X2 → MTLLKQKYAQVSGGYWRSPTAVQSAHLAVIDALMAVGAMETVTAVKTRGCAELLGGASSSEDALLNWVNGLNQKLRECTEEAQNEQAITEPQPVQPSLRYRKDKIQSKYKPSFPVVNEIKDLSSGCAVAAVIHYYCPGLLRLEDVCMKESMSVADSLYNLQFIHEFCDSCLKSCCHLALEDMLYTPQELQLNLLSFLAELLNWFEVRRPEFVQPIDTLDGSTPLPPSSLSGNSTSPSIFKKPFLPISSPAPGSLTQSTSMSHIEGVGKTWSKKPLSRPLSAVSFSIPFGLDSDVDIVMGNPVITRSVSSDQLNPAGQNMTRVPYTPPEDLSHFLSKPPGPNGPQRAAWATQTPSIPRLAEENGLAASETGELPTIEEALQIIHNESKMEPRLHPDGAPDGFYLHSPDDPASSRHNNNLAPISFSAPTRSGMMYRPTGESREPTRTRNTSECSRDDDSVLRDGSVDSDASEDLPKAQSTPTTPAAGAHSTRSNGKEVSDSGVKMTSFAERKKKQIMESPKASDPSSSSSQMTMWAQKSEESPSKSPQLNNEMSELGTRLEEKRKAIEAQKKRIEAIFAKHRQRLGKSAFLQLKKEQHEDEGEGGGGHGQVSTSSTEEDLSGLTLEERLARMEEEEQQEQDEQRPSVADVSNVKVGLQLNKQASHSKERTGTPGEKGSGTPGEKMVAPLGDYNNAVSKLTAALSSLQSDMQRLTEQQNHLIMKKPVGANNKSWVIPTSPKTPTPAAARMSRESTRDLNSASSSPSPSRKITNHTTPKSPKVHRRAQSVPPKSPKHNQHSRPLDIKVPTLSRIIAAPKNVDRIPHLRRVNPWQSQDQTLSSFSIGDSDRLDELRSSGPTPVPTPTVNPVPTPALTPRPAADDSLSEIGSNDDHSIFSMDLEAGPSRGTLAHKEGLARGGCSSGAPSECSFESDVPAGMLNGKRSSLIEISLSALRGDGEDDDQVPDTFSDTMSDRTEQEGKGGVGFFFKDDKERPEDEMAQRRAALLEKQQKRAEEMKRRKLEQEKEKESNKPQWMNIEGWGNKSEDRPQTPGTPPASCTPPVEGTPQRRGDFTRQEYERRHQLKIMEDLDKVLRQKPTTVRGVKKQRPKTVFRDDSVLSHSPAKGFMGSRLNKVYSQSTMNLSSMANDSGSLSVRKSPSRSHSPSRLMSPRRTSAHNGEKDWENDSTISSPASIPEYTGPKLYKEPSFKSNKFIIHNAITRCCLAGKVNEPQKNKIVEEMETSTANHFLILFRDTSCQFRAVYTMNPETEEMVRLTGIGPRIIAPEMVESIYKYSSDRKQFTVIPSKTMSMSVDAFTIPGHFWQKRPGTPKKLGTPK, encoded by the exons AGTGCTCACCTGGCAGTGATAGATGCCCTGATGGCTGTGGGAGCCATGGAGACGGTGACTGCGGTGAAGACACGTGGTTGTGCTGAGCTACTGGGTGGAGCCTCCAGCTCGGAAGATGCTCTGCTTAATTGGGTTAATGGA TTAAACCAGAAGTTAAGAGAATGTACTGAAGAAGCCCAGAATGAGCAGGCCATTACAGAGCCCCAACCGGTTCAACCCTCT ctCCGCTACAGGAAGGATAAAATACAGTCCAAATATAAGCCCAGCTTTCCAGTGGTGAATGAAATCAAAGACCTGTCCAGTGGTTGTGCTGTTGCTGCAGTCATACATTACTATTGTCCTGGCCTACTAAGACTTGAAG ATGTTTGTATGAAGGAGTCCATGTCTGTAGCAGACAGCCTATACAATCTGCAATTCATCCATGAATTCTGTGACAGCTGTCTGAAGAGCTGCTGTCATTTGGCACTGGAGGACATGCTATACACCCCACAGGAGCTTCAG CTCAACTTGCTGAGCTTCCTAGCAGAACTGCTTAACTGGTTTGAAGTACGGAGGCCAGAATTTGTTCAGCCAATAGACACGTTGG atggATCCACCCCATTACCACCAAGTAGCTTGAGTGGCAACAG TACCTCCCCTTCTATCTTCAAGAAGCCTTTCCTCCCCATCTCCTCTCCTGCACCAG GATCTTTGACTCAGTCTACCTCAATGTCTCATATAGAAGGAGTTGGAAAGACATGGAGCAAGAAACCTCTCAG cCGCCCTTTGTCAGCAGTATCCTTCAGCATTCCTTTTGGCCTGGACAGTGATGTGGACATTGTGATGGGCAACCCTGTGATAACCCGCTCTGTGAGCTCAGACCAACTCAACCCAGCAGGCCAAAACATGACCCGGGTGCCCTACACCCCTCCTGAAGACCTCAGCCATTTTCTAAGCAAACCCCCTGGCCCCAATGGTCCACAGAGAGCTGCTTGGGCCACCCAGACTCCCAGTATCCCAAGGTTGGCAGAGGAGAACGGCCTTGCAGCAAGTGAAACAGGAGAGCTGCCTACCATTGAAGAGGCTCTACAAATTATCCACAACGAAAGCAAGATGGAGCCTCGTTTACACCCTGATGGTGCTCCTGATGGCTTCTACCTCCACTCTCCTGATGACCCTGCTAGTTCTCGACATAACAACAACTTAGCACCCATCAGCTTCTCTGCCCCTACGCGCTCAGGAATGATGTACCGGCCCACGGGAGAGTCCAGGGAGCCCACTCGCACTAGAAACACCTCTGAATGTTCACGAGATGATGACTCTGTCTTGAGAGACGGCAGTGTGGACTCGGATGCATCAGAAGACCTGCCGAAAGCCCAGTCCACTCCAACCACACCGGCTGCTGGTGCACACTCCACCAGAAGCAATGGCAAAGAGGTGTCTGATAGTGGTGTAAAGATGACCAGCTTTGCAGAACGCAAAAAGAAGCAGATCATGGAATCTCCCAAAGCCAGCgatccctcttcttcttcttctcagaTGACCATGTGGGCACAAAAGTCTGAAGAAAGCCCCAGCAAGAGCCCACAACTCAATAATGAGATGTCTGAGCTGGGAACACGGCTTGAAGAAAAGCGCAAGGCTATCGAAGCCCAAAAGAAACGCATTGAGGCCATTTTTGCAAAGCACCGGCAAAGACTGGGGAAGAGTGCCTTTCTGCAGTTAAAGAAGGAGCAGCATGAGGAcgaaggagagggaggaggagggcatGGCCAGGTCAGCACCTCATCCACAGAAGAAGACCTCTCTGGCTTGACACTGGAAGAAAGGCTAGCTCGAATGGAAGAGGAAGAACAGCAGGAACAAGATGAACAGCGCCCCTCAGTGGCAGATGTCAGTAATGTCAAAGTAGGACTTCAGCTCAACAAACAGGCCAGTCATTCCAAAGAAAGGACAGGTACGCCAGGAGAGAAGGGCTCTGGGACTCCTGGTGAGAAAATGGTAGCTCCACTAGGGGACTACAACAATGCTGTATCCAAGCTGACTGCAGCTCTTAGCTCTCTGCAAAGTGACATGCAGCGGCTGACCGAGCAGCAGAACCACCTAATCATGAAGAAACCTGTAGGTGCCAACAACAAATCCTGGGTAATTCCAACCAGCCCTAAAACTCCCACCCCAGCCGCTGCACGCATGTCGCGGGAATCCACCCGAGATTTAAATTCAGCCTCTTCCTCGCCGTCTCCATCCCGCAAAATCACAAACCACACCACTCCTAAATCCCCTAAAGTCCATCGTAGAGCCCAATCTGTGCCACCTAAAAGCCCTAAACACAACCAACACAGTCGTCCCTTGGACATTAAGGTCCCAACCCTGTCGAGGATTATCGCCGCACCTAAAAACGTGGACCGCATCCCCCACCTTCGTCGTGTAAATCCCTGGCAATCCCAAGACCAGACTTTGTCCTCATTCTCCATTGGTGACTCTGACCGCCTAGATGAGCTGCGCTCATCTGGACCAACTCCTGTCCCCACGCCAACAGTGAACCCTGTACCAACTCCTGCCTTGACTCCCCGTCCTGCTGCAGATGACTCATTGTCAGAAATAGGCTCCAATGACGATCATAGTATATTTAGCATGGACCTGGAGGCCGGGCCCTCACGTGGTACTTTGGCTCACAAGGAAGGGCTTGCACGTGGGGGCTGCAGCTCTGGTGCCCCATCAGAGTGTTCCTTCGAGAGTGATGTCCCCGCAGGGATGTTAAATGGCAAACGCAGTAGCCTGATAGAGATCTCGCTGTCTGCTCTGCGTGGAGATGGGGAGGACGATGACCAAGTACCTGACACTTTCTCTGACACGATGAGTGACCGGACAGAGCAAGAGGGGAAAGGAGGGGTCGGTTTCTTTTTCAAG GATGATAAGGAGCGACCGGAGGACGAAATGGCCCAGCGAAGAGCAGCATTGCTGGAGAaacagcagaagagagcagaagagatGAAAAGACGCAAACTCgagcaggaaaaagaaaaagaatccAA CAAGCCTCAGTGGATGAACATTGAGGGCTGGGGGAATAAGAGTGAGGACAGACCCCAGACACCAGGCACCCCTCCAGCATCATGCACCCCACCGGTCGAGGGGACTCCCCAGCGCAGAGGAGACTTCACTCGGCAGGAGTATGAGAGGAGACATCAGCTCAAGATCATGGAAGACTTGGACAAGGTGCTGAGGCAGAAACCCACCACGGTTCGCGGTGTCAAGAAGCAGAGACCCAAGACTGTGTTCAGAGATGACTCCGTCCTCTCTCATAGCCCTGCCAAGGGTTTCATGG GCTCCAGGCTGAACAAGGTGTACTCCCAGTCAACCATGAACCTTTCCTCAATGGCTAATGACTCTGGAAGCCTGAGTGTCAGGAAGTCCCCCAG CCGTTCACACTCTCCCTCTCGGCTAATGTCACCAAGACGTACGAGTGCTCACAATGGAGAGAAAGATTGGGAGAATGACTCCACTATTTCCTCCCCTGCCTCAATCCCAGAATACACAG GACCAAAGCTGTACAAGGAGCCTAGCTTTAAGTCTAACAAGTTCATCATCCATAATGCTATCACCCGCTGCTGCCTGGCTGGCAAGGTCAATGAACCACAGAAAAACAAGATTGTAGAG gaaatggagACGAGCACGGCCAACCACTTCCTCATCCTCTTCAGAGATACCAGCTGTCAATTCAGAGCAGTTTACACCATGAACCCTGAAACTGAGGAGATGGTACGGCTCACGGGCATTGGCCCCCGGATCATCGCACCTGAGATGGTTGAGTCCATTTACAAGTACAGCTCTGACCGCAAGCAGTTCACTGTCATCCCGTCCAAAACTATGTCAATGAGTGTTGATGCCTTCACCATCCCTGGTCACTTTTGGCAAAAGCGCCCTGGAACTCCCAAGAAGCTTGGCACCCCCAAATAA